In bacterium, a single genomic region encodes these proteins:
- the uvrA gene encoding excinuclease ABC subunit A codes for MNSEQPRHMSTKHLPLKIRAAAENNLKDISLDIEHDLLTVITGLSGSGKSSLAFSTVYAEGQRRYIETFSPYTRQFLDRLKKPNVLSVENVRPAIAIQQKTRIISSRSTVGSITNINDLLKILWANLSVPCCPHTGTELIAFSPQDVFSLLKEWLSSLKENREIIIASPIFLPKPKKKRGDELSRLSLLGYSRYFDEEKNRLQKLEDISDVSVLPDNLLIAISRHKTGKLRDNELKENLVQTYELSRGRARVIFPDSIEEELLLFPRRRGNQVFFSETYELPNIDAEPLSFEVPKRRAALFDSNSNIGACSLCTGFGYQLLIDEQKIIPHDGLSLKEGAIHPWKVSSDSSLQKKLLRFCDDNDIPTSLSWHKLSPSQKELILSHKDKTYTGVYPWFSKLEKKKHRMHIRVLLSRYRSQILCQGCNGGRLKNEAHLFQICGSSLPEIWNTPIKKLSPWIQRVEEQIHSRDIPSRDLQEVLARLRGRLQYLDDLGLSYLTLGRPSRTLSGGETQRVNLTTALGSELISTHFVLDEPSVGLHPRDTERLMHSVRALQAKGNSLLVVEHDTDCIDAADRVIELGPLAGAEGGSITFNGSKEEWSGIAHRAALPEPREIPDTWGDTLTLWNLNARNLKDIKVEFPIGYFSTITGVSGSGKSTLVSEGLLNAWSIYKQRGQVENARGFDHLSQVLLVDQTGLTKSPRANIATYSGVWDIFRNALAATPEAERRSLTRSSFSFNVEGGRCPVCKGAGHLKEDMQFLSDVYIQCEECLGRRFQPTVLEVSLYDKNVAEWLDCTVTSLLELFPDQKGITDTVSLLERLGLGHLRLGHPLSELSGGEAQRLKLIPFLKRANAANSLLIFDEPTTGLHLHDVRRLIGLLRDLTINGHTVICIEHNQELILGSDYLIDLGPEGGAAGGEVILTGSPTAFLDASKSVSHTARCLQEYVETAKALTPRKESAKKHSRSSPAFSEVKPLSIRGAREHNLQNIDVDIPHNSIVAITGVSGSGKSTLAKDIIYAEGQRRYLDCLSPYARQFIRELSKPDIDEITNIRPTICVYQHTFQPGIRSTIGTMSEVYNFLRLLYSKAGQQYCPNHPEQQVEALSAETVSDVIRSKGDETVKLLAPVIKGKKGAHRDIFRRALKSEIFEVRVDGHFFETGKLASEGVARQKQHDIEYVWATINPSRVPHEFITGAIEEIFAISGGTVILHTQDAEEVFSRERACPSCQQGFFRPDPEDLSFHSRRGRCENCDGTGFIRGRNCSACNGTRLKSVGQHVRINHKNIAELCLLTPSDMRIFLEECNYDKRVQDIATPILQEIYARLEVLERIGLEYLPLARSCEHLSGGELQRLRLAAALGTPLNGALYIFDEPSAGLHPDDNERILHEFKRLRERDNTILLIEHDESLIQCADHVIEVGPEGGTLGGTITFNGPQKQFVYPSVSPVELSSTSPENSGGTLALTIEAINNVDSLAINIPLNQLVTVIGVSGAGKSTLIHEGLLPVAMEACENGLLKYRGEHSSISLTEEFERVLVVDQSPIGKNARSTPASYLKVFDEIRKLFATTVEAKARGWTASFFSYNSGNGRCGECKGLGRIQLEMTFLSEAYVTCDHCRGRRYGDDALSIRYQGRTIADVLEMTFEEAKEAFSAHRKIHRIIHTACELGLGYLSLGQSSSTLSGGESQRMKLVIELAKPQRGHTLYVLDEPTVGLHRKDVQRLLKFLNSLVRQGNSVVLIEHDHDVIRGSHHLIEMGPGPGARGGKVIFEGTPSKLVKASSTPWGKRLGQEKQMATSSSMHRESATAP; via the coding sequence ATGAACAGCGAGCAGCCTAGGCACATGAGCACAAAGCATCTTCCTTTAAAAATTAGAGCAGCCGCTGAAAACAACCTTAAGGATATATCTCTAGATATTGAACACGACCTGCTGACAGTCATCACGGGATTGTCCGGGTCTGGAAAATCTTCTCTGGCTTTCTCCACAGTTTATGCAGAAGGACAGCGTCGTTATATCGAGACCTTCTCACCATATACTCGTCAGTTTCTCGACAGGCTAAAGAAACCAAATGTTCTCTCCGTCGAGAATGTTCGTCCTGCAATTGCTATCCAGCAAAAGACACGGATTATAAGTTCGCGATCTACCGTAGGTTCAATCACAAATATAAATGATCTCCTGAAAATTTTATGGGCAAACCTTTCAGTCCCGTGCTGTCCTCACACAGGAACCGAACTCATAGCGTTTTCTCCGCAGGATGTCTTCTCATTACTTAAAGAGTGGTTGAGCTCCCTAAAAGAGAATCGTGAAATAATTATTGCGAGCCCAATATTTCTCCCGAAGCCGAAAAAAAAGCGTGGCGATGAGTTAAGCCGACTTTCTCTCCTTGGTTATAGCCGATACTTTGATGAAGAGAAGAACCGCTTGCAAAAACTTGAGGACATCAGTGACGTTAGCGTACTGCCCGATAACCTTTTGATTGCAATTTCTCGACATAAAACAGGAAAGCTACGAGACAATGAACTCAAAGAGAATCTCGTACAGACCTATGAACTATCACGGGGAAGAGCTCGTGTAATCTTCCCGGATAGCATAGAAGAAGAGCTCTTACTATTCCCAAGAAGAAGGGGCAACCAAGTATTCTTCTCGGAGACATACGAACTTCCTAATATTGATGCTGAACCGCTTTCATTCGAAGTACCCAAACGGCGCGCGGCTCTCTTTGATTCAAATAGCAATATTGGTGCATGTTCCTTGTGCACTGGATTTGGATATCAACTTCTCATCGATGAACAAAAAATAATTCCTCATGACGGACTTTCCTTAAAAGAAGGAGCAATTCATCCATGGAAAGTATCTTCTGACTCCTCTCTTCAAAAAAAGCTTCTACGATTTTGTGATGATAATGATATTCCGACTTCTCTCTCATGGCATAAACTTTCACCATCACAAAAAGAACTCATTCTTTCACATAAAGACAAAACATATACTGGTGTCTATCCCTGGTTTTCAAAATTAGAGAAGAAGAAGCATCGAATGCATATTCGAGTACTTCTTTCCCGTTATCGCTCACAGATTCTATGCCAAGGGTGCAATGGCGGTCGCTTAAAGAACGAAGCGCACCTCTTTCAAATTTGTGGCTCCTCACTTCCCGAAATATGGAATACTCCGATAAAGAAGCTTTCTCCCTGGATTCAAAGAGTAGAAGAACAAATTCATTCTCGAGACATCCCATCCAGAGACCTGCAAGAAGTTCTCGCTCGGTTACGAGGGAGATTGCAATATTTGGACGATCTCGGACTCTCTTATCTGACGCTTGGAAGACCATCTCGTACTCTTTCAGGAGGAGAAACTCAGAGAGTAAACCTCACGACAGCCCTTGGAAGTGAGCTTATCTCTACCCATTTTGTTCTCGATGAACCCTCCGTCGGACTGCATCCACGAGATACAGAACGACTGATGCATTCTGTTCGAGCTCTCCAGGCAAAGGGGAACTCACTTCTGGTGGTAGAGCATGATACGGACTGCATTGATGCAGCTGATCGAGTTATAGAACTTGGACCACTGGCCGGAGCTGAGGGAGGCTCGATTACATTTAATGGCTCAAAAGAGGAATGGTCTGGTATTGCTCATCGTGCAGCTCTTCCAGAACCAAGAGAAATTCCCGATACATGGGGAGATACATTAACTCTCTGGAACCTTAATGCTCGAAACCTGAAAGACATCAAGGTCGAATTTCCTATTGGATATTTTTCGACGATTACGGGAGTCTCTGGCTCTGGAAAAAGCACACTTGTCTCCGAAGGACTTTTGAATGCATGGAGTATCTATAAGCAACGGGGGCAGGTAGAGAATGCCAGAGGATTTGACCATCTCTCTCAAGTCTTGCTCGTTGACCAGACTGGGCTCACTAAAAGTCCGCGAGCAAATATTGCGACGTATTCAGGCGTATGGGATATATTCCGCAATGCGCTGGCTGCCACTCCAGAAGCTGAGCGTCGTTCGCTAACACGCTCTTCTTTCTCTTTTAATGTTGAAGGAGGTCGCTGTCCAGTTTGTAAAGGAGCAGGCCATCTTAAAGAAGACATGCAGTTTTTGAGTGATGTCTACATTCAATGTGAAGAGTGCTTAGGAAGGCGTTTTCAACCAACGGTTTTAGAGGTTTCCCTCTACGACAAAAATGTAGCTGAATGGTTAGATTGCACCGTCACATCGCTTTTAGAACTGTTTCCAGATCAGAAGGGAATTACAGATACCGTAAGTCTGTTGGAACGTCTTGGGCTTGGGCATCTTCGCTTGGGACATCCACTAAGCGAACTCTCTGGGGGAGAAGCGCAAAGACTCAAACTGATTCCATTCTTAAAAAGAGCAAATGCCGCAAACTCCTTACTGATTTTCGATGAGCCTACCACTGGATTACACCTACATGATGTGAGAAGGCTTATTGGCCTCCTGAGAGATCTCACAATAAATGGACATACGGTTATTTGCATTGAACACAATCAGGAGCTGATCCTTGGTTCTGATTATCTGATTGACTTAGGTCCTGAAGGGGGTGCAGCAGGCGGTGAGGTGATACTGACGGGATCACCAACAGCGTTTTTGGATGCCTCAAAAAGCGTGTCACATACTGCGCGTTGCTTACAGGAATATGTGGAAACCGCTAAAGCATTGACTCCGCGCAAAGAAAGCGCCAAGAAACATTCTCGGTCATCTCCAGCCTTTTCTGAAGTAAAGCCTCTTTCCATTCGGGGAGCTCGTGAACATAACTTGCAAAATATCGATGTTGATATTCCTCATAATTCGATAGTAGCAATCACAGGAGTCTCGGGATCTGGAAAATCAACGCTTGCTAAGGATATCATATATGCAGAAGGACAGCGGAGATATCTCGATTGTCTTTCTCCTTACGCTCGTCAATTTATTCGTGAGCTCAGTAAGCCTGATATAGATGAAATTACGAATATCAGACCAACAATCTGTGTATATCAGCACACTTTTCAACCAGGAATCCGCTCCACTATCGGAACAATGTCGGAAGTCTATAACTTCTTACGCTTGCTCTACTCAAAAGCAGGGCAGCAATACTGTCCTAACCATCCAGAACAGCAGGTGGAAGCTCTCTCTGCTGAAACAGTCAGCGACGTTATTCGGAGTAAAGGAGATGAGACCGTAAAGCTCCTTGCTCCGGTCATCAAAGGGAAAAAAGGAGCTCATCGCGATATTTTCCGTCGGGCATTAAAGAGTGAAATTTTTGAAGTCCGAGTAGATGGACATTTCTTCGAAACAGGAAAACTTGCAAGCGAGGGGGTCGCGCGACAAAAACAGCATGACATCGAATATGTCTGGGCTACCATCAATCCTTCGCGAGTTCCTCACGAGTTTATTACCGGAGCTATTGAGGAGATATTTGCTATTAGCGGCGGTACCGTGATTCTTCATACACAGGACGCGGAAGAAGTTTTTAGTAGGGAACGAGCCTGTCCATCGTGTCAGCAGGGATTCTTTCGTCCGGATCCAGAGGATCTCTCTTTTCACTCTCGAAGAGGAAGATGCGAGAACTGTGATGGCACTGGATTTATTCGGGGACGAAACTGCTCGGCATGTAATGGTACGCGCCTGAAATCTGTCGGACAACATGTTCGAATCAATCACAAAAATATTGCCGAATTGTGCCTACTGACTCCATCAGATATGCGGATATTTCTTGAAGAATGTAACTATGACAAAAGAGTTCAAGATATCGCAACTCCTATTTTACAAGAGATTTATGCGCGCTTAGAGGTATTAGAGCGTATCGGACTTGAGTACCTTCCACTCGCTCGAAGCTGTGAACATCTCTCTGGGGGAGAGCTGCAGCGCCTGAGGCTTGCGGCAGCTTTAGGAACACCTCTCAATGGAGCGCTATATATTTTTGACGAGCCGAGTGCCGGGTTACATCCTGATGACAATGAGCGTATTCTTCACGAATTCAAAAGACTAAGAGAAAGGGATAACACCATTCTTCTCATTGAACACGATGAATCTCTGATCCAATGTGCTGATCATGTTATCGAAGTAGGTCCAGAGGGCGGAACACTGGGGGGTACCATTACTTTCAACGGACCTCAAAAACAATTTGTATATCCTTCCGTATCACCAGTTGAGTTAAGCAGCACCTCACCCGAGAATAGCGGAGGCACTCTGGCTCTTACGATAGAAGCCATAAATAATGTCGATTCTCTTGCGATTAACATCCCTCTTAACCAACTTGTAACCGTCATAGGGGTATCAGGAGCTGGAAAAAGTACTCTCATTCATGAAGGACTTTTACCAGTTGCGATGGAAGCATGTGAAAATGGTCTCCTGAAGTACAGAGGAGAACACTCTTCAATATCACTGACCGAAGAATTTGAAAGAGTCCTGGTCGTGGATCAAAGTCCAATCGGCAAAAATGCTCGCTCAACTCCAGCGTCTTATCTTAAAGTCTTTGATGAAATACGAAAGCTCTTTGCAACTACTGTCGAAGCGAAAGCCCGCGGATGGACCGCGAGCTTCTTCTCCTATAACTCAGGCAATGGCAGATGTGGCGAATGCAAAGGACTGGGTCGCATTCAGCTTGAAATGACATTTCTCTCGGAGGCTTATGTTACCTGCGATCACTGCCGTGGTCGCCGTTACGGCGATGATGCGCTCTCTATTCGATATCAAGGAAGAACTATTGCTGATGTTCTTGAAATGACATTTGAAGAAGCAAAAGAAGCGTTTTCAGCGCATAGAAAGATCCACAGAATAATTCATACTGCATGCGAACTCGGCCTCGGATACCTTTCTCTTGGACAAAGTTCCTCAACTCTCTCTGGTGGGGAATCTCAGAGAATGAAACTTGTCATCGAGCTTGCAAAACCCCAACGAGGCCACACGCTGTACGTACTTGATGAACCCACTGTGGGACTTCACCGTAAAGATGTTCAGAGATTATTGAAGTTCCTCAATTCTCTTGTACGTCAGGGGAACAGTGTAGTGCTGATAGAGCATGACCACGATGTGATAAGGGGATCTCACCATCTTATCGAAATGGGCCCAGGCCCGGGAGCTCGTGGAGGAAAAGTTATCTTCGAGGGAACTCCAAGTAAACTCGTGAAAGCGAGCTCTACCCCATGGGGGAAGCGTCTGGGTCAGGAAAAGCAGATGGCGACATCATCGAGTATGCATAGAGAGTCGGCTACGGCTCCCTAA
- the sufD gene encoding Fe-S cluster assembly protein SufD: protein MKEAMSTDSEENTIPWYDRSIRILEEKGGSQVPSLLHERRLEAQATLLRMGLPSAKSEDWKYTDIRDVRAGNFALAMPESVSQVDEDVRQLRALPLDEVYRIDTVDGFVATHLSQLQAALPEGVEVVQLSEASASQSQLLEQYFGSSLTITSDSVAALNTAFIQDGIVLKVSKGTVLDKPLYIQHISSGLSDHTASFPRLLVVVEEGAQASVIEHFTAVTGSSSFCASVSELFVGKNAHLSHYQVGEDSLENIRFSRVMAHQEKDSVCRMHSFTFGGKLVRNEVHPSLLGQNGRTCMYGLSVLKHNQHVDNHTVLDHAVPHCESDERYKGIYDDRSQGVFCGTIIVRPDAQKTNAIQNNAAVVLSDKARINAKPQLKIWADDVKCTHGATVGALDMQQLFYLRSRGVSERDAKNMLLRAFAGDVTQEIDLESLRVLIEDRVVEKLSL, encoded by the coding sequence ATGAAGGAAGCCATGAGTACAGATAGCGAAGAGAATACCATTCCATGGTATGATAGAAGTATCCGAATACTTGAGGAGAAAGGTGGGAGTCAGGTGCCGAGTCTTTTGCATGAAAGACGTCTGGAGGCCCAGGCTACTCTCCTGCGAATGGGTCTTCCCTCAGCGAAGTCAGAAGATTGGAAATACACTGATATTAGGGATGTACGAGCTGGAAATTTTGCACTGGCAATGCCTGAGTCTGTATCACAGGTTGATGAAGATGTGCGTCAATTGCGAGCGCTGCCCTTAGATGAGGTTTACAGAATTGATACGGTTGATGGATTTGTAGCGACGCACCTATCACAGCTGCAGGCTGCCTTGCCGGAGGGAGTTGAGGTTGTGCAGTTGAGTGAGGCGAGTGCGAGTCAGTCTCAGCTCTTGGAGCAGTACTTTGGGAGCTCTCTCACGATTACGAGTGATTCTGTTGCGGCATTGAATACCGCATTTATTCAAGACGGGATTGTACTAAAAGTTTCCAAGGGAACGGTGCTTGATAAGCCACTATACATTCAGCACATTTCTTCGGGGTTAAGTGATCACACAGCGAGTTTTCCACGGTTGTTAGTAGTGGTTGAGGAAGGGGCCCAAGCTTCGGTGATTGAGCACTTTACGGCAGTAACTGGTAGCTCTTCATTCTGTGCCAGTGTGTCAGAGCTATTTGTGGGAAAGAATGCCCATCTTTCTCATTATCAAGTTGGAGAGGATTCCCTAGAAAATATCCGGTTTAGTCGAGTAATGGCTCACCAAGAGAAAGACTCCGTCTGTCGGATGCACTCTTTCACATTCGGTGGAAAATTGGTGAGGAACGAAGTTCATCCCTCCCTCCTTGGTCAAAATGGACGAACATGCATGTACGGATTGTCTGTTCTCAAGCATAATCAGCATGTTGATAATCACACCGTGCTAGACCATGCTGTTCCACACTGTGAAAGTGATGAGCGCTATAAGGGCATCTATGATGATCGTTCTCAAGGAGTTTTCTGTGGCACGATAATCGTTAGGCCGGATGCGCAAAAAACGAATGCCATTCAAAATAACGCAGCTGTAGTGCTCTCCGATAAGGCGCGAATCAATGCAAAACCACAGCTCAAAATCTGGGCAGATGACGTGAAGTGTACCCACGGTGCAACCGTTGGCGCGCTGGATATGCAACAGCTCTTTTATCTGAGATCACGCGGTGTTAGTGAGCGAGATGCTAAGAATATGCTGTTGAGAGCATTTGCTGGCGATGTTACGCAAGAAATCGACCTCGAATCCCTTAGAGTCCTGATTGAGGATCGGGTCGTGGAGAAATTAAGTCTCTAG
- the sufC gene encoding Fe-S cluster assembly ATPase SufC yields the protein MLKISNLQARIEEKEIIKGLNLEIKPGETHAIMGVNGSGKSTLANVLGGREEYEVTGGSVEFLGKDLLEMDPEERAREGLFLAFQYPVELPGVLISYFLRTAYNAIREHRGEAAVQVREFNKLIQEKSKLLQLSPELLKRSVNEGFSGGEKKRNEIFQMAILEPKLCILDETDSGLDIDALQIVSEGVNTLKQEDPERSFLLITHYQRLLNYIVPDYVHVMIDGKIVKSGGKELALELEEKGYSAFQSSSAA from the coding sequence ATGTTAAAAATTTCAAATCTACAGGCACGGATTGAAGAGAAAGAGATCATAAAGGGGCTCAATCTTGAGATTAAGCCAGGAGAGACTCATGCGATCATGGGTGTAAACGGTTCGGGAAAAAGCACATTGGCGAATGTGTTGGGCGGACGTGAGGAGTACGAAGTCACTGGCGGTTCTGTTGAGTTTCTCGGTAAGGATCTGTTGGAAATGGATCCTGAGGAAAGGGCTCGTGAAGGGCTTTTTCTTGCTTTTCAATACCCAGTAGAGCTGCCTGGGGTCTTAATTTCTTATTTTCTTCGTACTGCGTATAACGCTATCCGCGAGCACAGGGGAGAGGCTGCTGTTCAGGTAAGAGAGTTCAATAAGCTCATTCAAGAGAAGTCAAAGCTCCTTCAACTCAGTCCAGAGCTCTTAAAGCGCTCAGTGAATGAAGGTTTCTCAGGTGGTGAGAAAAAGCGAAATGAGATTTTCCAGATGGCGATTCTTGAGCCGAAGCTGTGTATTCTTGATGAAACAGACTCTGGTCTCGATATTGATGCACTCCAAATTGTATCGGAGGGAGTTAATACGTTAAAGCAGGAAGACCCTGAGCGATCATTTCTTCTCATCACTCACTATCAACGATTATTGAACTATATTGTGCCGGACTATGTACATGTGATGATCGATGGAAAAATCGTTAAAAGCGGTGGAAAAGAACTTGCTCTTGAGCTTGAAGAGAAGGGCTATTCAGCCTTTCAATCATCATCAGCGGCATAA
- the sufB gene encoding Fe-S cluster assembly protein SufB translates to MSSDTETLENFTSQDYKYGFTVDIEADELPTGLNEEIIRALSAKKDEPEFMLEWRLKAYKKWLTMKSPEWAFLEIEPIDYQGLKYYSAPKQKAELKSLDEVDPKLLETYERLGIPLEEQKRLAGVAVDAVFDSVSIATTYKEELHKAGVIFCSISEAVREHPELVKKYLGSVVPYTDNYFATLNSAVFSDGTFVYVPKGVQCPLELSTYFRINAQNTGQFERTLIIADEGSSVSYLEGCTAPMRDENQLHAAVVELVALEGSQIKYSTIQNWYPGDKSGKGGIYNFVTKRGVAEENAKISWTQVETGSAITWKYPSCILKGDNSVGEFYSVAITNNKQQADTGTKMIHIGKNTKSTIISKGISAGTAQNSYRGLVKVLRGADNARNFSQCDSMLMGDKCGAHTFPYIEVDNPTAQVEHEATTSKIGEDQLFYCNQRGISTEDAIGMIVHGFCKEVLNELPMEFALEARQLLAISLEGSVG, encoded by the coding sequence ATGTCGAGTGATACAGAAACACTAGAGAATTTTACTAGTCAGGACTACAAGTACGGATTTACCGTCGATATAGAGGCAGATGAGCTTCCTACCGGACTGAATGAAGAGATTATCCGTGCCCTGTCGGCGAAGAAAGACGAGCCTGAATTCATGCTTGAATGGCGGCTGAAGGCATACAAAAAGTGGTTAACCATGAAGTCGCCAGAGTGGGCTTTCTTAGAAATTGAGCCGATTGACTATCAAGGATTAAAGTACTACTCGGCCCCGAAACAAAAAGCAGAATTAAAGAGTCTTGATGAAGTTGATCCGAAGTTACTTGAGACATACGAGCGATTGGGAATTCCACTGGAGGAACAAAAGCGGTTAGCGGGTGTTGCAGTTGATGCAGTCTTCGATAGTGTCAGTATCGCTACTACCTACAAAGAGGAGCTGCACAAAGCTGGAGTGATCTTCTGTTCCATTTCGGAGGCAGTTCGTGAACACCCAGAGCTTGTAAAGAAATATCTTGGTTCTGTGGTTCCCTACACCGATAATTATTTTGCAACACTGAACTCTGCGGTGTTTAGTGATGGAACGTTCGTTTATGTTCCGAAGGGTGTTCAGTGCCCACTTGAACTTTCGACGTACTTTCGTATCAATGCCCAAAACACTGGTCAGTTTGAGAGAACATTGATTATTGCTGATGAGGGGTCTTCGGTAAGTTACCTCGAAGGGTGTACTGCGCCAATGCGGGATGAGAACCAGCTCCACGCTGCTGTGGTTGAACTTGTCGCGTTGGAAGGCTCTCAGATTAAATATTCTACAATCCAAAATTGGTACCCTGGTGATAAGTCTGGGAAAGGTGGCATCTACAATTTTGTTACGAAACGAGGAGTCGCTGAGGAGAATGCAAAGATCTCTTGGACTCAGGTTGAAACGGGCTCTGCCATTACATGGAAATATCCGAGTTGCATTTTAAAGGGAGACAACTCAGTTGGAGAATTTTATTCCGTAGCGATTACGAATAACAAGCAGCAAGCGGATACTGGCACCAAAATGATCCACATCGGTAAAAATACCAAGAGTACCATTATCTCGAAGGGGATTTCAGCTGGCACTGCGCAGAACAGTTATCGAGGACTCGTAAAGGTATTGCGGGGAGCAGACAACGCGAGAAACTTCTCACAGTGTGATTCAATGCTGATGGGCGATAAGTGTGGGGCGCATACCTTTCCCTACATTGAAGTTGATAATCCAACTGCTCAGGTAGAGCATGAGGCCACTACTTCTAAAATTGGAGAGGACCAGTTGTTCTATTGTAATCAGAGAGGGATTTCGACTGAGGATGCCATCGGCATGATAGTTCATGGTTTTTGTAAAGAGGTACTCAATGAGCTTCCGATGGAATTTGCGCTAGAGGCAAGGCAATTACTTGCAATAAGCCTAGAGGGAAGCGTCGGATAA
- the metF gene encoding methylenetetrahydrofolate reductase [NAD(P)H] has protein sequence MTPVSVMKEPTSFIQLLGNGSSRCSFEFFPPKSEEELPKVKATLRRYTAQRPCFMTVTYGAGGGTRHLTRELTTFIQKDLGIPAVAHLTCVGHSREEIDKILDEYETLGIRYILALRGDPDNEEGVFRPHPEGFSCARDLVAHIQQRRTFSIAVAGYPEGHPEAQSRTEELEYLRQKIEAGAEIILTQLFFDADAYLAFVGDARDVGITAPIIPGIMPIGNVKQLKKFTVMCGATIPDKIVGDLEDIASDKEAVRAYGVKAAVELCEVLMANGVPAIHFYTLNKSKQVEAICEQLRDKRIGITGNREEF, from the coding sequence ATGACTCCTGTGAGCGTTATGAAAGAGCCGACTTCATTTATTCAACTACTAGGAAACGGTTCTTCGAGATGCTCGTTTGAATTCTTTCCACCGAAGAGCGAGGAAGAGTTGCCGAAAGTAAAAGCAACGCTCCGCCGCTATACCGCTCAGAGGCCTTGTTTCATGACCGTTACTTATGGCGCGGGAGGTGGAACGAGGCATCTCACTCGGGAGTTAACGACCTTTATTCAAAAAGACCTCGGGATTCCAGCTGTTGCCCATCTGACTTGCGTCGGACATTCTCGAGAAGAGATTGATAAAATTCTAGACGAATATGAAACCCTCGGAATTCGATACATATTGGCATTGCGAGGTGACCCGGATAATGAAGAGGGAGTGTTTAGACCTCATCCAGAGGGATTCTCATGTGCGCGTGATCTTGTTGCCCACATCCAACAGCGGCGAACATTTTCGATAGCGGTAGCTGGCTATCCTGAAGGACATCCTGAGGCTCAATCGCGTACTGAGGAGCTAGAGTATTTACGACAAAAAATAGAAGCGGGAGCTGAGATTATTTTGACTCAACTCTTCTTTGATGCAGATGCATATTTGGCTTTTGTGGGTGATGCAAGAGATGTTGGAATAACAGCCCCCATTATTCCAGGTATCATGCCGATCGGTAATGTGAAGCAACTTAAGAAATTTACGGTAATGTGTGGTGCCACTATCCCAGATAAGATTGTTGGTGACTTAGAGGATATTGCTTCCGATAAGGAAGCGGTAAGGGCGTACGGAGTGAAAGCGGCTGTGGAATTGTGTGAGGTCTTGATGGCAAATGGCGTTCCTGCAATCCACTTCTATACGCTCAATAAGTCGAAGCAAGTTGAAGCGATTTGCGAACAGCTAAGAGATAAGCGAATAGGGATAACGGGGAATAGAGAGGAATTTTAG